The following coding sequences lie in one Pararge aegeria chromosome 25, ilParAegt1.1, whole genome shotgun sequence genomic window:
- the LOC120634760 gene encoding uncharacterized protein LOC120634760 — translation MCDSNVHSSIVQLMRYWYENQKNMLLWGDSVSCEFRLACGVRRAGLTSPDLFNLYVNNLIEELSGTGIGCHIGGVCFNYLSYADDMVLLSPSINGIRKLLHICEEYARNHGLKYNVRKSEMVVFRAGKGPERIPPVLLDGTPVQVVEQFKYLGHMLSGSLSDDLDIERELRSLAIRCNMLARRFARYGSATPKDPLTPSESSTTTRSAFC, via the exons ATGTGCGACTCGAACGTACATAGCAGTATTGTTCAGCTAATGAGATACTGGTACGAAAACCAAAAGAACATGTTACTTTGGGGTGACTCAGTATCTTGTGAGTTTAGATTGGCGTGCGGTGTGCGTCGAGCTGGGCTGACCTCTCCGGATCTATTTAATCTCTACGTCAATAACCTGATCGAGGAGCTAAGTGGCACTGGCATCGGATGCCATATTGGTGGAGTCTGTTTTAACTATTTAAGTTACGCTGATGATATGGTGTTACTTAGTCCCTCAATAAATGGTATTCGAAAATTGTTGCACATCTGTGAGGAGTATGCGAGGAACCacggtttaaaatataatgttcgaAAATCGGAAATGGTAGTTTTTCGAGCTGGTAAGGGTCCGGAGAGGATTCCACCCGTACTTTTGGATGGAACACCAGTTCAGGTTGTAGAGCAGTTTAAGTATCTAGGTCATATGCTGTCGGGATCCTTGAGCGACGATCTGGATATAGAACGGGAGCTGAGGTCGCTGGCCATTCGGTGTAACATGCTCGCTCGTAGATTCGCTCG TTATGGATCAGCTACACCAAAAGATCCTTTAACACCCTCAGAGTCCAGTACAACGACGCGCTCcgcgttttgttaa